Proteins from one Propionispora hippei DSM 15287 genomic window:
- a CDS encoding ABC transporter ATP-binding protein: MSVVINHINKQFVTDHKTVHTLDDINLEFKEGEFICLLGPSGCGKSTLLNIIAGLEAATAGNVLLQGKEIQGAGPDRAVMFQEAALFPWLRVIDNVEFGMKLAGVPKQVRRETAVKYLKMVHLTRFQDCFVHELSGGMKQRVALARALTLDSKVLLMDEPFAALDSQTKNILQAELQRIWWETKKTILFVTHNVEEAVVLADRVVVMSANPGRIKKEFHIQLARPRLPESLDVSYFVTDILRELKEEVEKVAKAEFDSDWNIKKDTILPDSDSNMGIGL, from the coding sequence GTGAGTGTTGTCATTAACCATATCAACAAACAGTTTGTTACGGATCATAAGACCGTTCATACGTTAGACGATATTAATCTGGAGTTCAAAGAAGGCGAGTTTATCTGCCTGTTGGGACCGTCAGGCTGCGGTAAATCGACCTTGCTTAATATTATCGCCGGACTGGAAGCGGCAACGGCGGGAAACGTGCTGCTGCAAGGTAAGGAAATTCAAGGCGCCGGTCCCGACCGGGCCGTCATGTTTCAGGAAGCGGCACTGTTCCCCTGGCTGCGGGTCATTGACAATGTGGAATTCGGGATGAAACTGGCCGGTGTGCCGAAACAGGTACGGCGCGAAACGGCGGTCAAATATTTGAAAATGGTGCACCTCACCAGGTTTCAGGATTGTTTTGTCCATGAATTATCAGGCGGTATGAAGCAGCGGGTTGCCCTGGCCAGGGCCTTAACGCTCGACTCGAAAGTATTGTTAATGGATGAACCCTTTGCCGCTCTGGACAGCCAGACCAAAAATATTCTGCAGGCCGAACTGCAGCGTATCTGGTGGGAGACGAAAAAAACCATTCTGTTTGTTACGCATAATGTGGAAGAAGCTGTAGTGCTCGCCGACCGGGTAGTGGTCATGTCGGCTAATCCGGGCCGGATAAAAAAAGAATTCCACATTCAGCTGGCCCGGCCGCGGCTGCCGGAAAGCCTGGATGTTTCCTACTTTGTGACAGATATTCTCCGGGAACTCAAAGAGGAGGTGGAGAAGGTTGCCAAAGCTGAATTCGACAGTGACTGGAATATTAAAAAAGATACTATTTTACCTGATTCTGATAGCAATATGGGAATCGGCTTATAA
- a CDS encoding ABC transporter permease, translating into MPKLNSTVTGILKKILFYLILIAIWESAYKLGVDILHVWKPYIFPSPVDVLKTLAGLIGDNSLGIAVLASAKRIFIGYLLSMALGIVIGLLVVRFKYLDENLSPLILGMQTLPSICWLPFAILWYGLNESAIIFVIAIGSTFAVAMSIESGIKNINPLYLRAAKTMGAKGFTSYRYVTIPASLPSLISGLKQGWSFAWRALMAGEMMSATKGLGQVLMVGRDLADISQVMAVMLVIIILGVAVDKLIFGRLENNVRQRWGLNKA; encoded by the coding sequence TTGCCAAAGCTGAATTCGACAGTGACTGGAATATTAAAAAAGATACTATTTTACCTGATTCTGATAGCAATATGGGAATCGGCTTATAAGCTGGGCGTAGATATATTACACGTTTGGAAACCTTATATTTTCCCTTCGCCGGTGGATGTTCTGAAAACGCTGGCCGGCCTGATTGGCGACAATAGTCTGGGGATTGCCGTGCTGGCCAGCGCCAAGCGAATTTTTATCGGCTATTTGCTGTCCATGGCGCTGGGAATTGTGATCGGTCTGCTGGTGGTCCGGTTTAAGTATCTGGATGAGAATCTTAGCCCTCTTATTTTAGGTATGCAAACGCTGCCAAGCATTTGCTGGCTGCCGTTTGCTATTTTGTGGTATGGACTTAACGAAAGCGCCATTATTTTTGTCATAGCCATAGGTTCTACCTTTGCTGTTGCCATGTCCATCGAATCAGGCATAAAGAACATCAACCCGCTCTATTTGAGAGCCGCCAAAACCATGGGCGCCAAGGGCTTTACCAGCTACAGGTATGTAACTATTCCGGCCAGTCTGCCCAGTCTGATTTCCGGTTTGAAGCAGGGCTGGTCATTCGCCTGGCGGGCGCTGATGGCCGGTGAAATGATGTCGGCCACCAAGGGACTGGGCCAGGTGTTGATGGTTGGACGGGATTTGGCCGATATCAGCCAGGTAATGGCGGTTATGCTGGTCATTATTATTTTAGGCGTTGCCGTCGACAAACTGATTTTCGGCCGCTTGGAAAACAATGTCCGCCAAAGATGGGGACTAAATAAAGCTTAG
- a CDS encoding adenylyl-sulfate reductase subunit alpha, translated as MKLETKVLHTDVLVVGGGTAGCFAALTMAERPAVNVLIAEKANIKRSGCLAAGVNALNAYIVEGQSPESYLDYVRQDAAKVIREDLVYSMSKRLNAVTAKLEKLGLVILKDRDGKYMARGNRNIKINGENIKVLLAEAVAASPGVTVLNRFCVTDYIVDNGVVTGAYGFSITEPVFYAVYAKAVICTTGGAAGLYRPNNPGFSRHKMWYSPFNTGAGYAMGIRKGAEMTTFEMRFIALRCKDTIAPTGTIAQGVWAPQINSRGEEYEKQYGVPNTSLRLYSTVQENQQGRGPCYLKTAGITAEQEQELYKAYLNMAPSQTLRWQESGRGPAVEHVEIEGTEPYIVGGHTGSGYWVDTRRRTTLPGLYAAGDVAGGSPQKYVTGCLAEAEIAALAVLEDIQDKPAPVADLAEIDGEQEKILACLTRSVGLYQTEQLEEAMQKTMDEYAGGITAGYVYNREKLRVAQGRIEELLVLARQLSAGDMHQLMHIHELLDRLYVCKTLIAHLAARQETRWRAFQENADYPCQDDEHWLKYVNSRQEAGKVRIVLRNIVEKDEIYEHTDQ; from the coding sequence ATGAAGCTGGAGACAAAGGTGCTACATACCGATGTATTGGTGGTTGGCGGCGGAACGGCAGGTTGTTTTGCCGCATTGACCATGGCCGAGCGGCCGGCCGTCAACGTTCTGATTGCCGAAAAGGCCAATATTAAGCGCAGCGGCTGTCTGGCGGCCGGCGTCAATGCCCTGAATGCTTATATTGTGGAAGGACAAAGCCCGGAAAGTTATCTTGACTATGTCAGGCAGGATGCGGCTAAAGTCATCAGGGAGGATCTGGTATACTCCATGTCCAAGCGGCTCAACGCTGTTACGGCAAAGCTGGAGAAACTGGGTCTGGTCATTCTGAAAGACCGGGACGGAAAATATATGGCCCGCGGCAACCGCAACATTAAGATCAACGGCGAAAATATCAAGGTGCTGTTGGCCGAAGCCGTGGCGGCATCGCCTGGCGTTACTGTTTTAAACCGGTTTTGCGTAACCGATTATATAGTGGATAATGGTGTGGTCACCGGAGCGTACGGGTTTTCGATTACCGAGCCTGTTTTCTATGCCGTTTACGCCAAGGCAGTTATCTGTACCACCGGCGGCGCTGCCGGGTTATACAGACCCAATAATCCCGGCTTTTCCCGCCACAAGATGTGGTACTCCCCGTTTAATACGGGAGCCGGCTATGCGATGGGGATTCGTAAGGGCGCGGAGATGACCACCTTTGAGATGCGCTTTATTGCGCTGCGCTGTAAAGACACCATTGCACCCACCGGGACAATTGCCCAAGGCGTTTGGGCGCCGCAAATCAACAGCCGGGGTGAGGAATATGAAAAGCAGTACGGCGTTCCCAACACATCGCTCAGGCTGTATTCGACCGTGCAGGAAAATCAACAGGGCCGGGGTCCCTGCTATTTGAAAACGGCGGGTATTACTGCCGAACAGGAGCAGGAGCTGTATAAGGCTTATTTAAATATGGCGCCTTCGCAAACGTTGCGCTGGCAGGAGAGCGGCCGGGGGCCGGCCGTGGAGCATGTGGAGATTGAAGGGACGGAGCCTTATATTGTCGGTGGACACACCGGCAGCGGTTATTGGGTGGATACGCGGCGCCGGACAACGCTGCCGGGATTGTACGCTGCCGGCGATGTGGCCGGCGGCAGTCCGCAAAAATATGTGACAGGTTGTCTGGCGGAAGCCGAAATCGCCGCTTTAGCCGTCCTGGAGGATATTCAGGACAAACCGGCTCCTGTCGCCGATTTGGCGGAGATTGACGGGGAACAGGAAAAAATTCTTGCTTGCTTAACCCGGTCGGTCGGCTTATATCAAACGGAACAACTGGAAGAAGCCATGCAGAAAACCATGGATGAATATGCCGGCGGGATTACGGCGGGATATGTATATAACCGGGAAAAACTGCGGGTGGCCCAAGGTCGTATTGAAGAGTTACTGGTCCTGGCAAGGCAGCTTAGTGCCGGCGACATGCATCAACTAATGCATATCCATGAACTGCTTGACCGTCTGTATGTATGCAAAACACTGATTGCTCATTTGGCGGCACGGCAAGAGACACGCTGGCGCGCTTTTCAGGAAAACGCCGATTATCCCTGCCAGGATGACGAACACTGGCTGAAATATGTGAATTCCCGCCAGGAAGCAGGCAAAGTGCGCATTGTGCTGCGGAATATTGTCGAGAAGGATGAGATCTATGAGCATACGGATCAATAA
- a CDS encoding 4Fe-4S dicluster domain-containing protein: MSIRINKDNCIGCGGCRQVCPGSLLYADEQRKSEIRYPQDCWGCTSCVKECPVAAIQFYLGADIGGRGGYLYTRWEKNYLHWVMVGPDGAETVITIDKHKANAY, from the coding sequence ATGAGCATACGGATCAATAAAGATAACTGTATCGGCTGCGGCGGTTGCCGCCAGGTGTGTCCGGGCAGCCTGCTGTATGCTGATGAACAGAGGAAAAGCGAAATCCGCTATCCTCAGGATTGCTGGGGCTGTACTTCCTGCGTCAAGGAATGTCCGGTTGCCGCCATTCAATTTTATCTGGGGGCGGATATCGGCGGCCGCGGCGGTTACCTCTACACCCGATGGGAAAAGAATTATCTCCATTGGGTTATGGTAGGCCCGGATGGTGCGGAAACGGTGATTACCATTGATAAACATAAGGCAAATGCGTATTAA
- the cysD gene encoding sulfate adenylyltransferase subunit CysD — protein MDHLDSLEAQSIYILREAYKKFGKLGMLWSIGKDSTVLLWLAKKAFFGHSPFPFIHVDTTYKIPEMIAYRDRIAKEYQLDLIVHTNEEALRDGMGPDKGRLVCCKALKTDGLQQVVTQYSFEGLILGIRRDEEGSRSKERVFSERNKDSEWDYTNQAPELWDQFKTDFPKGNHIRVHPILHWNEIDIWAYIERENIPLVDLYFARNGKRYRSLGCAPCTGQIDSQAVTVAQIIEELKHTTVSERAGRAQDQEDSYAMQKLRKDGYM, from the coding sequence ATGGATCATTTGGATAGTTTAGAGGCACAGAGCATTTATATTTTGCGGGAAGCCTATAAAAAGTTTGGCAAATTGGGTATGTTGTGGTCCATCGGCAAAGATTCGACCGTGTTATTGTGGTTGGCGAAAAAAGCTTTTTTTGGTCATTCGCCTTTCCCGTTTATTCACGTAGATACAACCTATAAAATACCGGAGATGATTGCCTATCGTGACCGGATAGCCAAAGAATATCAATTGGATTTGATTGTGCACACGAACGAGGAGGCGCTGCGGGACGGTATGGGGCCGGATAAGGGACGGCTGGTTTGCTGCAAGGCGCTAAAAACCGACGGACTGCAGCAGGTTGTGACCCAGTATTCCTTTGAAGGGCTGATTCTGGGCATCCGCCGGGATGAAGAAGGGTCCCGGTCCAAAGAAAGAGTGTTCAGCGAACGAAATAAGGATTCGGAATGGGATTATACCAACCAGGCTCCCGAATTATGGGATCAGTTTAAAACCGATTTTCCCAAAGGAAATCATATCCGGGTGCATCCTATTCTCCACTGGAATGAAATTGATATTTGGGCCTATATTGAACGGGAAAATATCCCCTTGGTCGATTTGTATTTTGCCAGAAACGGCAAGCGCTACCGCAGTTTAGGCTGTGCTCCCTGTACCGGACAGATTGATTCCCAGGCAGTGACGGTAGCGCAAATTATTGAAGAACTGAAGCACACTACGGTGAGCGAGCGGGCTGGCCGGGCGCAGGATCAGGAGGATTCCTACGCCATGCAGAAGCTGCGCAAAGACGGTTATATGTAA
- a CDS encoding sulfate adenylyltransferase subunit 1, translating into MVAARESLNIVVVGHVDHGKSTVIGRLLYDTKSLPEGAIERVKRISQEKGKPFEYAYLLDAFEEEQKQGITIDTTQLQFHTEQRDYVIIDAPGHKEFLKNMISGAANAEAALLIVDANEGIQEQSKRHGYILSLLGIQKVYVLINKMDLIGYSEAIYHQIKKEMHEFLGNLQVYPLKYIPVSAFWGENITLHSEKMSWYKGEPLLTALDLFEKDRGLEDKALRFPIQDVYKFDHRRIIAGRIEAGTLREGDEIVVVPGRKTTRIKTIEYWAERDKTKHSQAGMSVGITVEDEFFNQRGEMIVHKEDIPLIANTFKANIFWMGKRPLQKGQEYKLKLVTQEVECEIYSITKVVDATTLAATEDAGQVNTNDVAEVIIRTKREICFDEFRNNPVTGRFVLVDGYETCGGGIVSGLVEGLKAGSSLVKQDKELIVGCFDEYYYILSENRLERLPRKAHNFHVGDVLPITGDSYEYPQDFDLMDASGGLAAKVRNAKLQTLVSLAEYTYSGVPVLNPQGFYVRVASVEDLALFRQEYAAAGGPSGAVVNKWLSFGKFREVRFLPSRQTLEVEYHI; encoded by the coding sequence ATGGTAGCTGCCAGAGAATCATTGAACATCGTCGTAGTGGGACATGTCGATCATGGAAAGTCAACCGTCATTGGCCGGTTGCTGTATGATACCAAATCCCTGCCCGAAGGCGCGATTGAACGGGTGAAGCGGATTTCTCAGGAAAAGGGGAAGCCTTTTGAATACGCCTATTTGCTGGATGCCTTTGAAGAAGAGCAAAAACAGGGCATTACCATAGATACCACGCAATTGCAATTTCATACCGAACAGCGGGATTATGTCATTATTGATGCACCGGGGCATAAGGAATTTTTAAAGAATATGATTTCCGGCGCAGCCAACGCCGAAGCGGCGCTGCTGATTGTAGACGCTAATGAAGGCATTCAGGAGCAATCCAAGCGTCATGGCTATATTCTGTCCCTGCTGGGCATTCAAAAAGTATATGTGCTGATCAATAAAATGGACTTGATCGGCTATTCGGAAGCCATTTATCATCAGATCAAAAAGGAAATGCATGAATTTTTGGGTAACCTTCAGGTATATCCCTTGAAATACATTCCCGTATCGGCGTTTTGGGGTGAGAATATTACGCTGCATTCGGAAAAAATGTCCTGGTACAAGGGAGAGCCACTGTTGACTGCCCTGGATTTGTTTGAAAAGGATCGCGGACTGGAAGACAAAGCGCTGCGGTTTCCCATCCAGGATGTTTACAAGTTTGATCACCGGCGCATTATTGCCGGGCGGATTGAAGCGGGGACCTTGCGGGAAGGCGATGAAATTGTTGTCGTTCCCGGCCGTAAAACGACCCGGATCAAAACCATCGAGTACTGGGCGGAGCGGGATAAGACCAAGCATTCCCAGGCCGGCATGTCGGTAGGGATCACTGTGGAAGATGAGTTTTTTAACCAGCGCGGTGAAATGATTGTTCATAAGGAGGATATTCCGCTTATTGCCAATACCTTTAAGGCCAATATTTTCTGGATGGGCAAAAGGCCTTTGCAAAAGGGACAGGAATATAAGCTGAAGCTAGTCACCCAGGAGGTGGAGTGCGAGATATATTCCATTACCAAAGTAGTTGATGCTACAACGCTGGCAGCTACGGAAGACGCCGGTCAGGTGAATACCAACGATGTGGCGGAAGTGATTATCCGGACGAAGCGGGAAATCTGTTTTGACGAATTCCGGAACAATCCGGTCACCGGGCGGTTTGTGCTGGTTGACGGCTACGAGACATGCGGCGGCGGAATTGTATCCGGTTTGGTGGAGGGCCTCAAGGCAGGAAGCTCGTTGGTAAAACAGGATAAGGAATTGATCGTCGGCTGCTTTGATGAATACTATTATATTCTCTCGGAAAATCGGCTGGAACGTTTGCCGCGTAAAGCCCATAACTTCCATGTGGGCGATGTACTGCCGATTACAGGAGACAGCTATGAATATCCGCAGGACTTTGATTTGATGGATGCCAGCGGGGGCCTGGCCGCTAAGGTGCGCAATGCCAAGCTGCAGACGCTGGTGTCGTTGGCGGAATATACCTATAGCGGGGTGCCTGTCCTCAATCCGCAGGGCTTTTATGTCCGGGTGGCGTCGGTCGAAGATCTGGCCTTATTTCGGCAGGAATACGCCGCTGCAGGCGGTCCGTCCGGTGCTGTGGTGAATAAGTGGCTTTCCTTCGGCAAGTTCCGGGAAGTCCGTTTCCTGCCGTCCCGGCAGACGCTGGAAGTTGAATACCATATTTAA
- the thiS gene encoding sulfur carrier protein ThiS: MQITVNGKPFVLTAPMTISDFIESRQLNPATIVIEFNGAVVASDSWPSLSMQENDKLEIITFVGGG; the protein is encoded by the coding sequence TTGCAGATTACAGTTAACGGAAAACCGTTCGTTCTTACTGCGCCAATGACGATCAGTGACTTCATAGAAAGCCGTCAGTTGAATCCGGCCACGATTGTCATTGAATTCAATGGGGCCGTTGTCGCATCAGATAGCTGGCCGTCGCTAAGTATGCAGGAGAATGACAAACTGGAAATCATTACTTTTGTGGGGGGAGGCTGA
- a CDS encoding thiazole synthase → MKDVLEIGGQLLQSRLFLGTGKFSANAVIPEVVAACGAQVVTVALRRIDLQYPEENVASYIPQGCIIMPNTSGARNAAEAVRIARLAQAAGYGNWIKVEVIADNRYLLPDNYETIKTTETLAAEGFIVLPYMSPDLAAAKRMVEAGAAAVMPLGAPIGSNRGLKTKELIRILIEELPVPVIVDAGLGRPSEAAEAMELGAAAVLVNTAIATAGEPVLMGSAFRQAVEAGRKGYLARPGAIRREGTASSPLTGFLQE, encoded by the coding sequence ATGAAGGATGTATTGGAAATCGGCGGACAATTATTACAGAGCCGGTTGTTTTTGGGAACAGGAAAGTTTTCGGCTAATGCTGTTATTCCTGAGGTGGTCGCTGCCTGCGGCGCACAGGTGGTGACTGTCGCCTTACGGCGGATTGATCTGCAATATCCGGAAGAAAATGTGGCGTCCTATATTCCTCAGGGCTGTATCATCATGCCAAATACTTCCGGTGCGAGAAATGCCGCCGAGGCTGTTCGCATTGCCCGTCTGGCGCAGGCCGCCGGCTATGGAAACTGGATCAAGGTGGAAGTGATTGCCGATAACCGGTATTTGCTGCCGGACAATTATGAAACCATCAAGACGACAGAGACTTTAGCGGCTGAGGGCTTTATCGTCCTGCCCTACATGTCACCCGATTTGGCGGCCGCCAAACGGATGGTTGAAGCCGGGGCGGCAGCCGTAATGCCTTTAGGAGCGCCTATCGGCAGCAACCGCGGCTTAAAGACGAAGGAACTAATCAGGATTTTGATCGAAGAGCTACCGGTGCCTGTGATTGTCGATGCCGGACTGGGCCGTCCCTCGGAAGCAGCCGAGGCCATGGAACTGGGCGCGGCTGCCGTTCTTGTTAATACTGCCATTGCCACCGCCGGAGAGCCTGTTTTGATGGGCAGTGCGTTCAGGCAGGCCGTGGAAGCAGGCCGCAAGGGGTATTTGGCCCGACCTGGCGCTATCCGCCGTGAAGGGACCGCTTCTTCGCCGCTGACCGGGTTTTTACAGGAGTAG
- the thiH gene encoding 2-iminoacetate synthase ThiH has protein sequence MSFYGELKRYDCFDFDGYFSRLTAANVEQVLHKERLQVLDYLTLLSPQAEGFLESMAQKASRLTIQHFGKTMLLYTPLYLSNYCTNQCLYCGFNTKNILHRKKLSLNEVATEAEAIARTGLKHIIILTGDCTKESPVTYIADCVKVLKDYFSSISMEIYALTCEEYEQLAAVGVDGVTLYQEVYAPLLYAELHPAGPKRNFQFRLDAPERACAAGLRSVNIGALLGLNEWRREAFLTGVHADYLQARYPATEISISPPRMRPHAGGYPPKALVTDKNLVQYILAYRLFMPHGGLTLSTRESAVLRDHLVGLGVTKMSAGSCTAVGGRTDKGETGQFEISDERTVAQVAAMLYQKGYQPLYKDWQLL, from the coding sequence ATGAGTTTCTATGGGGAACTGAAACGGTATGACTGCTTTGATTTTGACGGATATTTTTCGCGGCTCACGGCAGCCAATGTGGAGCAGGTGCTGCATAAGGAGCGGCTGCAGGTCCTGGATTATCTAACCCTGTTGTCGCCCCAGGCGGAAGGATTTCTGGAAAGCATGGCGCAAAAAGCCAGCAGGCTGACCATCCAGCATTTTGGCAAGACCATGCTTTTGTATACGCCGCTGTACTTGTCCAATTATTGTACCAATCAGTGCTTATACTGTGGATTTAATACGAAGAATATTTTGCACCGGAAAAAGCTTTCGCTGAATGAGGTGGCGACAGAGGCCGAAGCCATTGCCCGGACCGGCTTGAAGCACATTATTATTTTGACGGGTGATTGCACTAAAGAATCGCCGGTAACCTATATTGCGGATTGCGTGAAAGTATTGAAAGACTATTTTTCTTCCATCAGCATGGAAATCTACGCCCTGACTTGTGAGGAATACGAACAGTTGGCCGCAGTTGGCGTGGATGGTGTTACGCTTTATCAGGAGGTATATGCCCCCCTGCTTTACGCAGAACTTCATCCGGCAGGACCCAAACGGAACTTCCAATTTCGTTTGGACGCACCGGAACGGGCCTGCGCCGCCGGCTTGCGTTCGGTCAATATCGGTGCGCTGCTGGGGCTTAATGAATGGCGGCGGGAAGCTTTTCTGACCGGTGTGCATGCCGATTATTTGCAAGCCCGGTACCCCGCCACCGAGATCAGCATTTCACCACCCCGTATGCGCCCCCATGCCGGCGGTTATCCGCCCAAGGCGCTGGTTACCGATAAGAACCTGGTTCAGTACATACTGGCCTACCGGTTGTTTATGCCGCATGGCGGGCTGACTCTTTCCACGCGGGAGAGCGCTGTGCTCCGTGACCATCTGGTAGGCCTGGGGGTGACGAAAATGTCGGCAGGTTCCTGCACCGCTGTGGGCGGACGGACCGATAAGGGCGAAACAGGACAGTTTGAGATTTCCGATGAGCGGACGGTGGCCCAGGTGGCGGCCATGCTGTACCAGAAGGGATACCAACCGTTATATAAAGACTGGCAGTTATTGTGA
- the thiF gene encoding sulfur carrier protein ThiS adenylyltransferase ThiF: MNRLDEALTAYVGPALLQYMKTVRIGIAGAGGLGSNCAAMLVRSGFSRLTVVDFDQVEYKNLNRQFYFQHQIGKSKVEALRDNLLAISSGLELTMLPVRIEQHNVAAIFKDCEVIVEALDRADYKKLLVEAYLASGKFMVAASGLAGWGDSDRIRVHRLKDTFYLVGDLVSGIGEALPPMAPCVTIAAAKQADLIVQYAVERVKGDGDDEK; encoded by the coding sequence ATGAACAGGTTAGATGAGGCGCTTACCGCTTATGTGGGACCGGCATTGCTGCAATATATGAAAACCGTGCGGATTGGAATTGCCGGAGCTGGCGGTCTTGGCTCTAATTGTGCGGCTATGCTTGTCAGGAGCGGATTTAGCCGTTTAACAGTCGTAGATTTTGATCAAGTAGAATACAAGAATCTCAACAGGCAGTTTTATTTTCAGCATCAGATCGGAAAAAGCAAAGTAGAGGCTTTGCGGGATAACCTGCTGGCTATTTCTTCCGGCCTGGAATTGACAATGCTGCCTGTACGGATCGAACAGCATAATGTGGCCGCTATATTCAAGGACTGCGAGGTCATTGTCGAAGCCCTTGACCGGGCGGATTATAAAAAGCTGTTGGTTGAGGCGTATCTCGCCAGCGGAAAGTTTATGGTAGCGGCCTCGGGTTTGGCCGGCTGGGGCGACAGTGACCGGATACGGGTTCACCGGCTCAAAGATACCTTTTATCTGGTGGGAGATTTGGTTTCCGGTATCGGCGAGGCATTGCCGCCAATGGCGCCCTGTGTTACGATAGCGGCCGCCAAACAGGCGGATTTAATTGTGCAGTATGCAGTCGAACGGGTAAAGGGAGATGGCGATGATGAGAAGTAA
- the thiE gene encoding thiamine phosphate synthase, producing MMRSKMENFLAGGIYGLTAAEYSLGRSNTEVVDLLIAAGIKVIQYREKYKKAGAMFEECRYIRERTRLAGVTFIVNDFVDLALAAGADGVHLGQEDLPPQEVRKLVGNDMLIGLSTHSPEQADAAVKLDVDYIGVGPIFPTHTKTDVCAAVGLEYLDYVVRQSKLPFVAIGGIKEGNVLSVSHRGARMIAMVTEIVGAADIVSKVAQIRRNIVRD from the coding sequence ATGATGAGAAGTAAAATGGAGAATTTTTTGGCCGGCGGTATTTATGGATTAACGGCGGCCGAATATTCACTGGGGCGGTCCAACACAGAGGTGGTTGACTTATTGATTGCCGCTGGAATTAAGGTGATTCAATACCGGGAAAAGTATAAAAAGGCCGGAGCTATGTTTGAGGAATGCCGCTATATCCGGGAAAGAACCCGGCTGGCCGGGGTTACGTTTATCGTTAACGATTTTGTCGATTTAGCACTGGCCGCCGGTGCCGACGGAGTTCACCTCGGACAGGAGGACTTACCGCCGCAGGAAGTCCGGAAGCTGGTAGGCAATGACATGCTGATTGGCTTGTCCACTCATTCGCCGGAACAGGCCGATGCCGCCGTTAAGCTGGACGTTGATTACATCGGTGTGGGACCTATTTTCCCCACCCATACCAAAACCGACGTATGTGCGGCGGTGGGACTTGAGTATTTGGACTATGTCGTTAGACAGAGTAAGCTGCCGTTTGTTGCTATCGGTGGCATAAAGGAAGGCAATGTGTTGTCGGTCAGCCACAGGGGAGCTCGAATGATTGCCATGGTGACCGAAATTGTCGGAGCGGCGGATATTGTAAGCAAGGTAGCGCAAATCAGGCGAAACATAGTCCGTGACTAA
- the aroF gene encoding 3-deoxy-7-phosphoheptulonate synthase — protein sequence MVIVMNSKATREQIQHIVERIEAAGLQAHLVDGEFRTIIGIIGDKKAIMSLPIEAFEGVDKALPVTSSYKLVSREFHPEPTVVDVDGVKIGDGSLVVMAGPCAVESREQLLEAAQIVRAAGAQFLRGGAYKPRTSPYAFQGLEQEGLEYLAEARALTGLKVVTEVTNIHAIETVSRYADMLQIGARNMQNFHLLKEIGRSGKPVLLKRGLAATYDEWLHAAEYIVNEGNPNVVFCERGIRTFETYTRNTLDLGAIGVIKRLSHLPIIVDPSHGTGKWHMVKSMSMAAVAAGADGLMIEVHPDPERALSDGPQSLNPFNYASLMADVRELAVFLRKQAM from the coding sequence ATGGTAATTGTAATGAATTCTAAAGCAACGCGAGAACAAATACAGCATATTGTTGAACGGATTGAGGCAGCCGGGCTGCAGGCCCATTTGGTCGACGGTGAATTCCGTACGATTATTGGCATTATTGGCGATAAAAAAGCAATCATGTCACTGCCGATAGAAGCCTTTGAGGGAGTGGACAAAGCATTGCCGGTTACTTCGAGCTATAAGCTGGTCAGCCGGGAGTTTCATCCCGAGCCGACGGTGGTTGATGTTGACGGTGTGAAGATCGGTGACGGTTCTCTGGTGGTTATGGCCGGTCCCTGCGCCGTGGAAAGCCGGGAGCAGCTATTGGAAGCCGCCCAAATTGTCCGTGCCGCCGGTGCTCAGTTCTTGCGGGGCGGCGCTTATAAACCCCGGACATCGCCATATGCCTTCCAGGGTCTGGAACAGGAAGGTCTTGAGTATTTAGCCGAGGCGCGGGCGCTTACAGGGCTGAAAGTTGTTACGGAAGTGACCAATATTCATGCTATTGAAACGGTTAGCCGGTATGCCGATATGCTGCAAATAGGTGCCCGCAATATGCAAAACTTTCATTTATTAAAAGAAATAGGCCGTTCCGGTAAGCCTGTACTTTTGAAACGCGGTCTTGCGGCTACTTATGATGAATGGCTCCATGCCGCCGAATATATTGTCAATGAAGGCAATCCCAATGTGGTATTTTGCGAGCGCGGCATCCGGACCTTTGAGACCTATACGCGCAATACGCTGGATTTGGGCGCTATTGGTGTCATCAAGCGGTTAAGTCATTTGCCGATTATTGTTGATCCCAGTCATGGAACCGGAAAATGGCATATGGTTAAATCGATGAGCATGGCGGCTGTGGCAGCTGGTGCCGACGGACTCATGATTGAGGTGCACCCGGACCCGGAACGGGCTTTGTCCGACGGACCGCAATCCTTGAATCCGTTTAACTATGCCTCGCTTATGGCCGATGTGCGTGAATTGGCTGTATTCCTGCGCAAACAGGCTATGTAG